In Cryptomeria japonica chromosome 5, Sugi_1.0, whole genome shotgun sequence, the genomic window TGTGGTAGATGTAAAAATAAATGTCATAAATGTGTGGAAAGTACAAGTATATAAGAATATGTGTATAAGGATAAGAtagagacaatatatatatatataaaatatatatatattgaactcAACTTCATCACACAATATTATGccatttatttatctatctataTAATTTTAAATactaaactaaataaataaaacacaATTATACAAATTTCAGCATCACAATAtacttatatattttatataaatcttataaaaaaagatTTGATACAACACTTTCCTCGTAAACTAATATGTTAATGGCTATGAAAAGCTAGTGAATTACAAAAGGGAAATTGCAACCACTAATGAGTGGGGTTTGGTAATAAACTGTCTGTCATGCTTATAAAGGCCTCTGAAATTTTGACTTCAAGTTGTTTTCTTACTTATACAGTCAAATGTGTTGAATAGCAACTTGCTTCTCAAAGCTTCTTAAATTCCTTTGTGTGCCTACCATCTAAATGCATGCATCCTCTTCCTTTAGACTAAAATATTCTATTATGTTTTATCGCTTACCAAATTAAAGGATATAGCTTTATTCCACAGACTAGGCCCAGATTTGAGTTAGGTTTCTGATTGAACCGCACACCACTGTTTTTCTTCATATTCACAAGCATAAATTTTAATGAAActatttttattatatttgatgTATTAATAAGTTCTGTCATTATTCAATTGAAGGTTataaatttgttttatttaaatgataaattatttaaCAATTGAATAGTGATAAGTTTACAATTTATTCTATTTgaaatgataaataaaaatataattattctgaTTTTTATTGGCAGAAATTTAATTCATAAattgatattttaaaaatatttttattaaaataagtttCGATTTTTCAGATTAATAATTGTAGCTGTTTATGATAGTAATATTAAAAGCAATCTATAAAGGCATAATCCATTAGTAATAGAATCTCAATTAATCCAACCAACTAATATTTAAGAACTGATTGACTCAAAAACacatttgttattttaaaaaatattaaatgatatcttAAAATCCAGAGAAACAAATTATTcatcaaatttttttaataaataataagcTTATATTGAATGATTTATCAATTAAAAATTTGATATTTAAATAGATTATTTAAAATCAAAAACTACTTAATTATATTTTAAACAATTTAAATTCAGCAAATATAAAGAAAAATCAAcccttcaaaaatccaaaataaaattctttcttttataaaaaatattccTATTATATCTAAACAAAGGTGTTTGTAGACAAAGGTGAAACAATCTCATGGTTTGTAGTTCGGCCATTTTAGACTTGATAAATGGCTTGTTAAAAATACTCGTTTTAATTGTATGTACATACACAAATAATATTAGTTAATAGGTAAGAGTTTATCCGTATAGAATTATGGTGGTGGACCACGCTTATAAAGTAAGCCGATAGCATGTGATTGACTCTGCGCCATTCATTACAATTTTTGCCTAAATTTTTGCCTAAATTTTTGCCTAAAGTTTCGTTACCAAATTCCATCACGAGGCGGCCAGTTCCACCTAATAACACATTTATCATATTCTTTGATTCCCTCACTAATCCAAACATAAATTTTACACAATGATGTCTGGATCTATATAAAGAGCTGCGCTCACAACAGCATTGCATCAAAGTGGTAACCAGTAATTCAACTACTGCTTTTCAAGAGAATTTGTAGGGCAATTTTATAAGGAAAATGGGCGTTCCAGTGATTGACATGAAAAACATAGACGGAGGAGATAGAGAGGTGATCATGGCTGAAATAGCAAAGGCCTGCGAGAGTACTGGTTTCTTTCAGGTGAAGAACACAACTGATCATTTTTTTTTCATGTGCAAAACTTACTAATTATAGTAAAAAGAAAGTTGAAgtgattttattttgtgtttgcagcTTTTGAACCATGGCATAGAGCATGAACTCATGGACCGTGTAAAGAAAGTTTGCGCGGAGCATTATAAGCTCAACAGAGAGGAGAGCTTCAATGGCTCTTTGCCTGTAAGGTTGTTGAGCAACGCTCTTGACAGCGATAACGCTGATAAGATTGAGAGCGTTGATTGGGAAGATGTTTTTCAAGTACATGAGATGCAGGAGACCAATTCATGGCCTTCCCAACCCAGTGATTTCAAGTACAACTGCTCAACTATTCTATTCCATTCCTTCTTTTCTTATTTAATTGCCAACATATTTAAACTTTGatgcataaatttttttaaatgagCATAAGGTTTATCATAACTACATTCAAGAGACCGTTTCTCGATATTGAAAAAGAAATACTAAGTCATTATATTGCAATTTACTCAGGGAAACAATCCAGGAGTTTCGAAACCAGATATTTTCATTGACAGCAAAGTTGTTGGAAGTAATAAGCTTGAATCTGGGGCTAGAGAAAGAGTACCTGAAAGAGGCATTTGCGGGAGGAGAGAAGCCGTTCTTCGGCACCAAAGTGAGCCATTATCCTCCTTGCCCTAGACCGGACCTCATCAAGGGCATCCGCGCACACACAGATGCAGGTGGCCTCATTCTCTTATACCAAGACGATCAAGTGTCCGGTTTGCAGGTCCTCAATGATGGCACTTGGGTCGATGTACAACCCATTCCATATGCAATAGTTGTTGACATTGGGGACCAGTTGGAAGCCATCAGTAATGGGAAATACATGAGTGCATGGCATCGCATTCTGCCCACTAAGAATGGCAACCGTTTCTCAGTGGCATCCTTTTATAATCCCTCATATAATGCTAAGATTTATCCTGCACCTCAGCTTATTGCTGAAGCCAATGGTGGTGAGACCAGTGATGAAGTACTGATTTATCCAGAGTATCTGTGTGGAGACTACATGAAGGTTTACAGCCAGCAAAAATATGAAGCCAAAGAGCCACGGTTCGAAGCTATGAGGAGAGTGAATGTGAAATGCTAGTAGAGCTCTATTTACTGATGAAAAATATTGAGCAAGCAAAATAAAAGAAACAGAGCAAAATGGAGAACACTTCAAAATATAATATTTGCAATGTATGCTATTATTTCTTCTCCTATCCTATTATTTCTTCTTAAATAATGACAAATACATTGTTGATTTCATAGATATTTCTAGAAGATGCTAGAATGTTTAAGAATGCTTTTAAAAAGAAACACTTAGAAATTAATAGAAGTTTCCATGTTGTGGAAAGTTTTTGAATACTTGCTAAATAAACATTAGTATTTTTAATGGAAAGTTTTTTAATATTTGtcaaattaatattattatttccaacaccttttaggatGTTTATTTGGAGAGGATAATTACAACAAATAATTATATAGCAACTTCTTTGAGATGTAACAAgtttttaagtttgacaaatttTACAATAGGAAATGATTTTGTAAATATGTCAGCAACTTGTTCCTCTTGTTCTACAAAATTATAACTCTACCACTTGATTTTCAATTAAAGTTGGGGTGCCATGGAGGGgtgcttcctaaaaaatagagttagaactgctgagattttttaggaaaatttttaaGCTAGTGGTCCCATTAATTTTGTAGTGTAATTCAGCTTAAAAATGAATATAATATCTTTGtatgtgcataataaaaacaattaaaaataattcatttcgctccaaaactattttttaatagaaataaaacttagatgtttgacaagtggTAGATAACATCCCTAAGATACtagggcaatttctagccccacccctttTTCACCCACTCAAATTTGCAGGCCTAAAAACTAGGGGCTtctattttttttggaaaagattccaaataatcccgtAGCACAATTTTTTTAATTCATGGGACCACCTCTCACTTAAAAATAGATCTTAAGATCCCCTCATGGGACCCCTGCCTAAGTCACAAACAAAGTGATGATGAAATTCAATATGCTTAGACTTGGCATGATATACAAGAAGTTTTGCTAGCTTGATagtgctttgattatcacaaaatataatGGTTAGACTACCTTGTGGATTTTGTGTTTCTTCAAGTAGTCTTATAAGCCATAAAGCTCATTGAGATGTTGTTGATGAACCAATATATTATGCCTCTATAGATGAAAGTGACACTATTGATTTCTTCTTGTCACTTCAAAAAATTGGTCTTGAGCCAAGATGAAAGATGTGTCCCAAGGTTgattttctatcatcaatatcaccTACAAAATTAGAATCTATTATCCAACTAGAGTAGGATCTCCACCATATTTGTATTCAATGCCAAGTCAATAAGTACCTTTAATGTATTTTAATATTCTTTTAATTGTTTTCCAATGTTTAATGTATGGATCTACCATGTACCTAGATACAATCCTAATCACATATGGAATATTTGGTCTAGTTATAGTAAGATACAAGAGACTTCCAATAAGTTGTCTATATAATTTTCCATCCACCTTCTTTTGAGTAGAGTCAACACTCAATTTTAATCCTACATCACACAGTGTATTAGATGGTTTATAATCACTAATATTAAATTTTCTCAATACATCAAGAATATATTTACCTTGAGAAAGAATGATCCTTCCTTCTTGCCAAACTTACATACCCAAAAAATAATGCATTTATCCTAGatcagtttttttttaaattttgtttgagTTGATCCTCGGTATCTCCAATACACAACATGTGAtctcttgtaatgattaaatcatccacataaaataCAATAATAACAATTTTGTCATCAATACGTTTTGCATACACATCTAGCTCAACTTTGCTTCTTTCAAATACTACTTCTATAaagtattcatttattttgaagtcTCATGCCCTCATAGCTTGCTTAAGACCATATAGAGATTTTTTCAATCTACATGCTAGATGTTACTTAGAAATTTTAACAAACTGTGGCGGTTGTGGCAAgtaaattttttcttttaaatcaCTATGTAGAAATGCACATTTATATCTAATTTGAAAATTTTCCAACAAAATTTTGTAGCTAAAAAAACTATTGTACAAATAGAAGTCATTTTAACATATCGAAAAATTAGTATAGTCGAAACCTTCTATTTGTGAGAAAACTCTAGCCACTAGCCTTGCCTTGTGCTTTTCGATAGCTCCATCTAATGTGAACTTTATTTCGTAGGTCCACTTGTAACCAACCATATTTTTTCCTTTTGGAAGTGTTGTCGATtcccaagttccatttttcatCAAAGAGTTGTACTCATCTTGCATAGCTTCTTCCCTTTCATCTTTTTCCTTTTACTTCCTCATATGTACTTGGAGCCTCAACCTGCATGACCTTAGTCATAAGAACATACTTAGAAAAATAATTCTCATGGCATTCTTGGTAGATTTCTTAAATTCTTATAGTCTTCCTTGTGTCTTTATCATCAATTTCACTTGATACTTCAACTTGCATATCTTCTCCCTCTACGAAAGATGACACACCTTGATTTGAATCATTAGTATAAGTATATTTATCTTCTTATATCGAGATTGAAAAGTGGGATAATGAAGAAGGATTATCACTTTCAATATCTTCATAAAACCATACATTTCTTTTGATATGGATTTCCCTTGTTTTAGGATTATATAGCCTATATTATTTTGACTCTTCACTACACCCCACCATTATGTACTCATTATTTCTTTCTAACTTGCTACTTTTTCATCAGGATGTGAGCATAGTCATTATATCAAAAGATTCAAAAATAAGATACAGTAGGCTTTCTTCCACTCCATGCCTCTTCTAGTGTTATGTCCATAACTACTTTTGTaggttttttatttaaaatatataatgcaatatgaattgcttcagcccaaaatttagATTTCATATTTCTAGAGTGAAGCATGCATCTGGCCATTTCTATTAtagttctattatttctttctgcaaCCCCTTGTTTGGGTGAGTAGGAAACAATTTATTACTTTCTAATACCATGTTATTTACAAAATTCTAAGAAATCTTTGTTCATATATTTAGTAACTTTATTTGTTCTTATTACCTTTAaacatcttccactttgattttcaGTCAAAACTTTAAACTCTTTAAAATTATGAAACACTTCATCCCTCTTTTgtagaaaaatatatccaaattctTCTAGTATAGTCATGTATAaagagagaacataccttgatCCTCTTAAGGTGTTTTGAAAGGACCCATTACATTAGTATGAACCAAATGTAAAGGAGTTTTTGTCCTCCATGATTTTCCTTGGGGAAAACTTTACACATGTTGCTTTCCTATTGCCCATCCTTCACATACCTTATGTCTTGGTGAGATCTTTGAAAGCCCATGTACCATATGTAGTTTCTCCATAAGCTCTAGACTTTGGTATTTGACATGTCCCATATGCTCATACCATAACTTCCTCATATCATCATATTTGGTAATAGCACATATATTCTCATCTCCATATTTAGAAGTAAATTCCTAAAACTAATATAACCCATTCTCCATTTCACCAATTGTATTCACTTTATAATTATCATTCACATCCTTGATTAAACATTTTTCTTTTTAGAACTCTATTTTGTAACCTTCATTTGTAATTTGAGATTCAAAGAAAATATTTGTTTTCAATTCAAGAACTAGCTTTACATTTTTAAACACACATTATCAACTTGAACATTTCTAGTTTCTTTGACTTAAGAACATTTTTTTCCAAACTATACTCTCTCTATATTGCTTAATGATTTAAATTTTTCCTTATTGTAAGACATGTGTTGTGTAGAATCaaaatcaataatccaatcatcctTAAAAGACTTGTTTTCTGTAAGTGGAACATAAAGAGCATTTCTTTTAGAATCAAAACATTTTCTTAACTTATTTGTCTTCCTTTCCATATCTTTGCTCCTCCTATAGAATTCACTTGTTTTGTGACCTAGCTTACCACAATGATtacattttcattttatttattatagGCCTTAGATTGAGTGTTTTAATTTTCATTCTTTCAATTCCTTTCTTTAGGCTAATGATATGTTTCCCCTTCATTATGAATGCTTGAGACTCAACACTAAATGATTACCTTTCTTTGATTTGATGTTTTTCTTCCTACACTATCTTAGCACATAACtcttcatattttatattttttaatttatcaatAGTATACAGTACACTTATGAATGATTGATATGATCCTAGAAGACTTTTTAGAATTATTTGTACAAAATATTTATTGTCCATATCGTTCATTCTTCCTTTCCTTTAACTGACTTGGATG contains:
- the LOC131064022 gene encoding 1-aminocyclopropane-1-carboxylate oxidase — encoded protein: MGVPVIDMKNIDGGDREVIMAEIAKACESTGFFQLLNHGIEHELMDRVKKVCAEHYKLNREESFNGSLPVRLLSNALDSDNADKIESVDWEDVFQVHEMQETNSWPSQPSDFKETIQEFRNQIFSLTAKLLEVISLNLGLEKEYLKEAFAGGEKPFFGTKVSHYPPCPRPDLIKGIRAHTDAGGLILLYQDDQVSGLQVLNDGTWVDVQPIPYAIVVDIGDQLEAISNGKYMSAWHRILPTKNGNRFSVASFYNPSYNAKIYPAPQLIAEANGGETSDEVLIYPEYLCGDYMKVYSQQKYEAKEPRFEAMRRVNVKC